DNA sequence from the Malus sylvestris chromosome 10, drMalSylv7.2, whole genome shotgun sequence genome:
TGTGGAAGAGAGATGAAGTTGGTTACGAACTCATGGATTCCAGATTTTGGAGCTCCAATAGGGAGAGGAAGATAAATTTCGAGAAGTAAAATAGTGAAGCAATCACCTTTCATATGAAGGTTGGTTAACCCACAATTTTCGTTCGGAACAAATTGTACACACAACTCTTTATCATTTTTATCTGGTATAACAAATGAGGGATAATTATACAATGATCCTTTCTACAAGGATCAACCGTACCAATTCCGAAACAAGTAAAGAAAATGTAGATTCGAAGCGAAAGTAGGAAGATAAAACAGCCGTCAAAACTTTTAACCCAACATGGATCAAGTTAATTGTTCTTGGCAGCTGAAGCCTGCTTCGCACCAACAGAGAAAAACTCGGTAATCACTTCAAGGGGCATACCTTTGGTCTCCGGAACtttcaagaaaatgaagataAACGCTATGACGGACACAACTGCATACATGCCAAAGACACCAGCAAGGCCAACAGATTTGAGCATCACTGGAAGTGAGTAGGTGACAATGATGTCGCCAATCCAAAAAGTGAGGGCGCAGATGGCAATGCAGAGGCCTCGAACTCTGGTGGGGAAGATTTCTGCACAGAGTATGTTGGGGATCGGACCAAACCCCATAACAAAGAAACAGAAGTAGAGCACAACGCTGACAGTCGAAACTGATGCGTTTACAACACTGCCCATATTCACAAGACTTCCGAGGACTAGGATGACGAGAGACACTACCAAGACAGGGATTGTGCCGAGCAGCAAGCTCCTGAATTAAGAATGGTTCCAAATTGTTACATGAGAAAACGTGATGCATAAATTTAACATTGACATAACAAAACTGAAACATAACTGATGTTCAACATCTTATTTTGAGGATCACGAAATCGTATGCTTCAAACAACAAATATAAACCAGTACGCGTTCAGTTAGCCATTCAAGCAAGATGTCAAGATAtaaccaaaaaatatatatttacctTCTGCCGGCTATATCCATGAGCCTCATGGCAATGGCTATACTAGGAAGCATCAGCAAGGTTGTCACTGCACTGATAAGCAGAGACGAAGAAGCTGAACTAATGCCCAAGTTCGAAAGAAGGATGCCAACGCCCGCCTGCTCAAGAATTTGAGGCGTGTAGTAGAGAACCCCACTTATACCGGAAAACtgcatggaaaagaaaaaaacaaacatgacTGGTCCAGTCGAGGTTACACGAGCAAATTATTAGACTTCTCAGTAAACGAATTTTCAATACCTGCTGAAGTATCTGCATTCCCACCCCAACAGCCAAGGCATGCTTCACTCCAGGTTCAAAAAGATCACTCCAACTTGGCCCTTTTGCAGAAGTTGCAGCTGGGTTAACCATTGCCGGTCCAACTGGATGCTGATTCATAAGTTCACGTGAGTACAGAGCCGATTCACTCACCAAAGCAGAAGCCTGAATGAACTCACTGTCGTTCGGTGCATCACCACCAGGTATCGAAACAATAGATCCATGGCGAGATGCAGGGACACCCTCCTGGCGCAAATACATTCTTTTAAACCCTCCTTCCTTGTGTCCATCTTGGCCTTCTCTCTCAGACCATTTCCACGCCAGTTGCCAACCGCCACCAATATCGGTGCTACTAGCTCCCTCTCCACCAATGAGACTGCCGTTTCTCATGCCAGCAAGGCTTCCATGGGGAGGTGGGCCCACGTTCTTTTCAATGCTTGTTGTCTGACGCGAGATCAATGGACTGTGCAAATTGTCATCGGAATCACCACCGGCTGCATCAGATGTGTAACCCTCTCCTTCTCTGTCAACGCTCTCCTCGTCCCACTCTTCATGTCTAGGCTGATTCCCTCCCACGCTGAACATGCTGCCAAAGTGCGGAAAAAGCATACTTCCCTTGCTTCCTGTGTCGGGGAGCTTCTCATGTACACTGCCAAAGAGCGAGACCAGAGGATCCACAAGCCCACTTTGATTTACCATGCTTGCATGTCGAGACACAAGTCCAAGAGTGCTTTGCCCGGTGACAGGTTTGGCGACCCAGGATTGTCCTTGTTCAGGCCCATATAATCTGATTTCATCCTTTTCAGCAGATAAATTGTGGTCATCAGCAGAGTCGTCTGCTGGGCCAATTATGTACTCCTCAAAAGACGTTTCACCCCCAACTCCAAGACCCTCAACAAGTAAAGCCATCTCACCTGTTGGCCAAAGAAGGATCAAATACCATTCAAACAATGCAGCATTGCATGTGGAATAGTTATATAGCAGAAGCAAATAGCACATACTTTCCTACTATAATGGCTACCACAGCAGATTGTGCAATCTGAAGTAAGAAAGAAAAAGTACCACCTTTATGCTAACTCGAAAAAGGTTTCGTAAAAGAAAGCAGAAAGGACTTCTGCTTCACAAAAATAGACAAAGTGAGAAGGCAGGGTTTTAAGTATGACGGCTCCAATTACCCAAAACTTGCCTTTGAAACCGGTTCTCCAATTTAGTTTCAGAAAGCTATCTGTCAATGTTGATCTAGAAATGAATTGCTGAAAACTTTACTATCAATGCAAATTAATTAGAAACTAAGTATCACAATAAATAATCGAAGATAATCAGAACAAAATGACTAACCAGCGACATCTTCTCTGCCACGTAGCCTCTGCAAAACTTGCTTAGCCTCAAGCATCCGTCCCCTACTCACAAGCCATCGTGGAGACTCGGGCAAGAAGAACACAgtcaatacaaaataaacaagagaAGGAATAGAGAGAATCCCAAGCATCAACCTCCAACTGGCTGAATCTGTCAACGACATCCCAAAAACCATGCAATACGACAAGAACATCCCACCAGAGCCAAGAAACTGTGGAAGGGTATTCAACGATCCCCTTATCTCAGGTGGGGCTGTCTCAGATATATAAAGTGGAACCACGGTAACCACCAAACCGATTCCAAATCCATCTAAAAGCCGTGCCAAGAGAAGGATATAAACATTGGGAGACCACAGCATTACAAGACCACTAAGAAAGTAAAGGACAGAAGAGACTATCAGCGTAGGACGGCGGCCTAGCCAGTCTGCTACAGCCCCAGAACAAAATGTTACCACAGTTGCCCCTATAAGCGACATGGCCACGATCAGCCCTTCCACAGCTGGTTCGCTTTCCAAGTTGAATTCCCTCTTTATGTACAAAACAGAAGCTGCAAGGAAAACCAAAAAGTTAACTCAACCAAGCTCCATAATCGCATAAGCTTAACCTAAAACCAATACTACTGGAAGAAAAAACGAATCAAGGACTGCCAATGAAGTAAATTTCGGGGATAGACCCATGAACTGaactcgattagcaatcaaagcAAAGCTAAAAAGGCCAATCTTTGAAGCATCTAAGTGACTATTTCTCTCAATCTTAGAAGCATCAACtttcaaatgttgaaaaaaGACAGGCATAAGTTGTAGATACTAAAAGAGAGATTTACCTGCGATAGTAGCGTTGTCCCATCCTTGCAACAGGTTACCGATTGCAGCAGCAACAGCAACAAGAACGGCTCCACTCATCTTTCCactcaaaaatcaaaaccaaTTGCAACCCTTTCACAAAATCTCAGGAAAAACCAACCAATccaatcaaaaaacaaaaaaccagatCAAATATCAACGAATCGAACCAGTTCTTGATCACCCAGGTCAGCAATCCTAGCAACAAAGTGATCCCATTGCATAAAACAAGACAAAAATCAGACACAAAGGAAGAACATTAGCAAAAACCAAAAGACGACAACAAAAGGTGATTAAGGTTTTTACCTGAAATATAGGCGTTTGATTGATGGTGGGTCTGTTCCGTTGTGTTCGAGACTTTGACTCTTTGCGGATGATATTCCCACtcctttttttataatttccacGGAAAACGAAACGGAGGGTtattgcaaaaataaaaaataaagcaaTTCTCATTCGTTAAGCAGCTTTCGGAACAGAGCTGTGGCTGTTGGACACCTGCCCCTTTCCCTCTGTCCTCGCCCTGCACGTCACCCCCTCCCTGCTGAGCTCTCTGCTACATGTTCCATCACCCTCTAAACGCGTGTTTTACGTAATTAAGTTGGCTACAACAATATTCCTCAAGTACGAATTATCAACTTTTAATACTGATTAGATTGGAATATTGCTCGAACGAAAACGAAAGAAGGCCAATGAACACGATGCTCTGTTTCTTAGAGAAGAGCATGTGAGAAGAACTAATGGGGTTTTGAGAGGAGAGAACCAGTTGAACCAAGGCCGTGTAGGTTTAACTTtaacaaaccaaaagaaatataaagaaaACAAGTTAAAGAATTTGCTAAAAATAAAGATttggtaaaaaattaaaagaaattcgTAACGATTGGCCTGCAGTCTCAGCAGAGGACAGCACCAACACAGCTCAGCTCTTGAATATTTCCcaccttcaaatcttcaattaatGCCATTATTACGTAATGGACAAGACCAATAAAAAAGTAAATCAAATCAAAAGCATGTTTAGaagaattttttaataatttaactGGGATTTGTTTGTGTAAATATCAGAGTCCCTGTCTGTGTAACTGTGTAAGACATGTATTAAAGCTGAAATCAATCTTGTATTAAGAAAAGAAGAAGTCTTTTATTATTACGATTTTGtgatatttattttcatttttaagcgaaaaattttaaattcaattctcgctaaaacgaatttgaatcacattattgttgaGACTTAgtctacttttttatttttaatgtaaataatattatttattaaataataataaaataacactAAGGCAATGATTGATTTGAGAGATTGATGTGAATCGAATCGTATGGTAACGGAACACAAGTAGAGGACAAGGAATCCACAAGTGGGAAAATGATCATCGCCAGATTATTTTTCTAGAGATCTTAGGGATTTCGTGATCATGACCGTTTATTGTATATTATgtagtcagaaattattttaaaatttaaaatttaaaatttaaaatttaaaattaaatataaatagtacttaacgaaaaTTGATAGTACGATAAACGATCACATTCATGAAATCTATAGAATCCCTAAAAAAAAATCCGGTTAGGATCCTTTTCCCACAAGCGTAAGTGTAGTTCCAGTATGCAGGGCTTTCGGCTTGccttttttcttccctttctttgagttcctttattttaattttgttttatttttttgcttttctaaACAGAAAATATTTTACTCTTACCTTCTACCTGTTATAAGTATCAAAATCAGGGCCCGCCCTCAGCAAAGTAGTCGTACAGGAAGGTGCGGCTGGATCACCTCTTTTTTAGGATAAGCTAATGTTTGTtaagtattttgatttgatAGTACTTCATATCTAAAAAGAAGCGAGTTACATCTAAGTTAAACTTGGAGATGAAAATCTTCATTTGTTCTCAACGGTGAAGTAAGACTAAGCTCATGAGCTTATTATTATACTAGGTCAGAACAAGTTGATAGGATCCATTTTTAGGGTAGTCGGAGTAGGCGGGCCACTTAGGGTCTTCACTTTCGAGgggcttcaattttttttattatataggtgtttatataaaaattaatattacaaACTTTGTGTTCGTTCAAATAAGAAGTTTACAGACTTTTGAGTCATTGAGTCTTGTGCGTAGAATTTTGTTAGCCACACAAGTTACAGTTGCTTTTGCAAAAATAAgtttttcaaaaattgaagttGATGAAATCTTAGCTTCAATCAACTATGTTACAAGAAAGATTGGATGGGTTAGTTATTTTATCAATTGAAaagaattggttgaaaacttaGATTATGTACTCAAAATTAGCACATGCGTCTAAAAATGCAAGATGTATAAAATTTAAGTAATGTTTgtatatctttcttctttttttttatgttaatttATTTGATATTGATGTAGAAATAGACATTTCATGTATTTAGCGAGTTCGTTTTATAGATATCAATGTATAAAGGATAGGGGTCAAATAACTCTAAGGCCCCACTTCGAATGCTTGCCTAGGGCCCCAAATTCTCATAGACAGGCTTGACCAAAATTAGCATTGGTTACAAAactgcagttttttttttttttaacaaacgatattatctacactaaaaggctgagggagtgggctaagccacacaataggctagcaataatgaagttcaaattcgtctttggcaagaattaaacctaagacctctcatttacaagtgaagaggtaTATCACTatactgtagtactaagtggctacaAATTGCAGTTTAACAAGTGCAtatattcttttcttctttgtgtGTGTTTTTATAAGTGATTTGTGCACGAATGAGACTATAATTTGCGAGTCATTATAATGACTCGTAATTGGTAAGAaatgagtattttttttttaaattgggttgatttttttatttgtatttggtTAGTATTATTTACAATTATATCAATGGTTGGGGCATCAAATTTAACAAGTTAGGGATTTGCATAATTAAAGCCAACAAGTATTGGGTCTATTCCATGGATGGCATGTCAAAGTTACCAACAATTTGAAAGCCAGCTATGTGTGGGTCATGTAATTCCATGTGGTAGGGTACTTGTGGGtttcaattatttattttgaaaggcaaatttgaaAGAAGAATCTTAACTATATTATTACTAGCTTGTTGTGATACTAAGCTTAGTTCTCCACCCCTAAGTGTAGATATATCGTTTGtcgaaaaaaagaagaagaagagaatttTATAATGACACACTCCGACCGAGGTCAAGGCATGTTggctgtcacgtgagagtgacgtagccatgtgcacagtgcggaagtgataaagatagcaaatatacgaataattaaaaaaccaGATTATTTAAGTGCACTACTAGCAGggagtgataggagttagttacaaccgtAAActctcctaatcagagcataataagtctaggtgcaatccagtaggacaagtactagttacacagtaccaggaatgtcctactattattcgaATAGGTCAGAATTGCCGAAGATCCCGAGCCACCCACAACAatcttacctaaaacctggaggggtgcaaaacagaaaacgtgagtgggcaaaaacaaatgttttacaaaatcatttcatttatcaacatatctacccctcgctgtaaaacatgtataattttcccataaTCAAGAtgtaagcatatacatatatatatatatatatatatatatatatatccgaAATCATAaccattcaattcatgcttcacataatcattttcatatgtatgtcatgccaaaatataataagtAACAATCCAGGTAATAATGATTTCATAGAAGTATGACATGTTAGCCGAAACTCCTAAGTAGTCTGTGCGGCTGAATTCATAactcaaactcaatctagccggagtcattactatgacctatacggcaatatactgcatataagtcggaaccactaaaaagggtctgtacgacaaggttgGGTGAGATACAGTTATGCTCAATTATACTTTCTCAATACTAGCTGTGCGATAATAcgttagtcacctacgagtcggaaccacctatagtggtctgtacgacaagattgtgcatctaattggatccaaagtgagcgtatggtgcgggaggtgacataatttACAGGCCTGTGCCAACTCTCTCTGGCTAAATCGCAATCACccgaggtgcaggtttatgagctcatcGTTTCTCAGTCACATCTCATATATCCAACCAAACATGTTCATCACACTACTCAATTCTTCAAATAAACTTATATCTCATTTATTTCATGTCATATATTGTATGGCTGCACCTAACATTTCGTtaggctgcctacgtaccctaaatagggatcaagtagTTCGTAGTTCACATATACCAAACATAAtgcacctgaacttacctgtgcctccacagcaccacaattatatatatatatgcaaccatgaaatgtaTATTCAGAAAATAaaggcatttggcatattatttcaaggcatactttcaattaaaacacatttatgggaaatatatcaagtatataattatatactgaaaacaaaagcccactcactggtatgtcgacgggtcgtagcccccgagtcgcccgtggatacgctcgttctcgggataagtctcacctatatgcgaattaactataaaaacgttattttaaagcacataggcaaaactatctaataacttctcatacattactCAATTTGGGgatttgaatataccacagtgatctactcgacgtcgcGGACGtcgaaatatttttaaaataattttcctAGGGTCCACGCGCCCTCACGCGTCAGGGAGGCCACTGTGCCACGCGCCCCCCATGCACATCATCTTCTTCGTCCAGACACCGGAAAACTCACCGGTGCTGGAAAACTAGGCAACCTTGTAATCGACAAtttctaggggtgggttcgatttaaatcagttcggttttttgccaaaaccgaaaccaaaccgacaTTTcgattcggtttggttcggttcaatttttttcggttcggttttttttcgctttagtttcggttcgatttcggttttttgtttgttttttttttcaaaaaatgaaaaacattgaaattttaaattttaacatatccaacacaatcataacataagcattctaactaaaatcaaagacaatgaaaataaacatttaaagttgaactaaaatcatcaatcaagtcttccaaagtccaaactaacaacctcacaacacaaaaatcgtacaaatgacttagaaaagttaaattgtatgatgttgttcaaagatcagggttgtttgcttgtaactgcatgttgacaacttgattagtaaaagtaatgcgtgggtggatttatttagtgtgtgttggattcttttccatcac
Encoded proteins:
- the LOC126585662 gene encoding monosaccharide-sensing protein 2-like, which encodes MSGAVLVAVAAAIGNLLQGWDNATIAASVLYIKREFNLESEPAVEGLIVAMSLIGATVVTFCSGAVADWLGRRPTLIVSSVLYFLSGLVMLWSPNVYILLLARLLDGFGIGLVVTVVPLYISETAPPEIRGSLNTLPQFLGSGGMFLSYCMVFGMSLTDSASWRLMLGILSIPSLVYFVLTVFFLPESPRWLVSRGRMLEAKQVLQRLRGREDVAGEMALLVEGLGVGGETSFEEYIIGPADDSADDHNLSAEKDEIRLYGPEQGQSWVAKPVTGQSTLGLVSRHASMVNQSGLVDPLVSLFGSVHEKLPDTGSKGSMLFPHFGSMFSVGGNQPRHEEWDEESVDREGEGYTSDAAGGDSDDNLHSPLISRQTTSIEKNVGPPPHGSLAGMRNGSLIGGEGASSTDIGGGWQLAWKWSEREGQDGHKEGGFKRMYLRQEGVPASRHGSIVSIPGGDAPNDSEFIQASALVSESALYSRELMNQHPVGPAMVNPAATSAKGPSWSDLFEPGVKHALAVGVGMQILQQFSGISGVLYYTPQILEQAGVGILLSNLGISSASSSLLISAVTTLLMLPSIAIAMRLMDIAGRRSLLLGTIPVLVVSLVILVLGSLVNMGSVVNASVSTVSVVLYFCFFVMGFGPIPNILCAEIFPTRVRGLCIAICALTFWIGDIIVTYSLPVMLKSVGLAGVFGMYAVVSVIAFIFIFLKVPETKGMPLEVITEFFSVGAKQASAAKNN